CACAAGCTCCGAGTCGCCGTCAGCTTCCAGGACCACGGGGATTCCCCAGTCCTGCTGATACAGATGGCAGGCTGCGTGATCCGGGATCTCGCCGTCCTCCGTTTCGGGTCCGTCACAAGCTGCCGCTCGAGCAGTGATGTGCAAGACGCCCTCAGGCACGTCCGAAGACAATTCGAGGGTACGCAGGAGCCCCACCGACGTACCGCCACCGGAGACAAGCAGTTCCGGCGGAGTAGAGGAGATCTTCAGCTGCGTCGGATCACCCCAACGATCGTCGAGCTTCTGCCCCGTTGGAGCCGTGAACCGCACTGTGAGCTCCAAGTGCCCTGGGGCAACAGGGCTCTTGGGCCGGTGCGTCTGCGACGCGCCCTCATCTACCTGCTGGGCTTCCTTGGGGATCGGTACCAGGACAAGCTGGTGCTTGTTCGACTCAACCACCACCAGCAAAGGTTCGCCGTCCTCGTGGTTGACCACTACTACATCGCTTGGCTCGGCCAGGCCACGTGCCAAGGTGGACACGTTGGTGCTCGTGGGGTCATACCGGCGAACGGCACCGTTGTAGGTGTCAGCGATCGCTATGGAGCCATCCGGCAGGACCGTCACACCCAGAGGATGCTGCAAGCGTGCCTCGGCTGCCTCGCCGTCCCTGAACCCGAAGTCAAAGAGGCCCTTGCCGATCGCGGTCTCCACGGTCACGCCGGAATCGCCCACTACCAAACGCCGGAGCGCGGAGGTTTCCGAGTCCGCTACCCAAATGTTCTGATCCTGGTCGATCACCAAACCGGACGGCTGCGCGAACCAAGCCTCTTCCGCGGGGCCATCCAGCAAACCTTCAAGCCCGGATCCTGCAAGGATCGACACTTCGCCCGACTTCGGTTCGAAAGCAAAAATCTGGTGTGTGCCGGCCATGGCAATCACAACCCGCTGCAGCTTCTCGCTCCAGGCAACGTCCCAGGGCGAAGACAAGGAAACGCCGGTCCCGAGCCCAAGTACCCCCACGTCCACTGCATCGGCGGCAAAGTCCGCCGGGCCGCCGTCGTGGTGTTCATTACGGGGTTCGGACCATTCACCGGCGCCGGACTCCGTAACCCGGGCCGGGCCGGCGTCGAGCAGTCGTTGAATGCCGTTTCCGGCCACAGTCCTGACTTCTCCGGTGCCAAGATCAACACCCCGGAGCCGGTGGTTGACCGTGTCCGCAACCACCACGTCATATCCGACTGCGGTTGCCAGCTCAGCAGGCAGCACTGCCACGCCCTGCGGCTCATTGAATTGCGCAACGTCCCCAGTGCCGTCGGCATGGCCTTTGGTTCCGGATCCAATAAGCCTGTCTACGGTCTCGAAATCGGGGCGCAACTCAACCAAACGATGGTGACCGGAATCGACAACAAGGTAGTTGCCGTTCCCAAGTTGGGTGGCCTTGCCAGGGAACCGCAGGGTGCCCGACGTCGGCTCGGGCGCCACGTATGGTCCGTTGCCGCGGTGGAGCGTGCCCTTGGCCTCGTGCTCAGCGACGAGTTCCTCCAGGAGGACGCCAAGCCCCCCTGCGTGTCCCTCTCCCGAAAGGTGGGCCACAATGTAGCCCTCGGGGTCGATCACCACGAGGGTCGGCCACGCACGTGCGGTGTACGCCTTCCAGGTGGCCAGCTCCGGGTCATCCAGGACCGGATGGTGGATCTCATACCGTTCAACGGCTGACGCCAAGGCAACGGGATCGGCTTCGTGTTCGAACTTCGGCGAATGCACGCCCACTGTTACAAGAACGTCGGAGTACTTCTCCTCCAATGGCCGAAGCTCATCCAGGACGTGCAGGCAGTTGATGCAGCAGAACGTCCAGAAGTCCAGCAACACGATCTTGCCGCGCAGGGATTCCAAGTCCAAGGACTTGCCGCCTGTGTTGAGCCAGCCGCGGCCCTCCAGTTCGGAGGCCCGGACCCGCAGTTGGGTGCGTACGGTTTCGCTCATCAGCGTCCTTCCAGCTTGGTGTTTGGTTCGTTGTGCCCGGGTGCGTCTTCAATGGGCGCGGATTGCTTGCCTCGCTGCCCATCATTGCCACTGCTCATTCCCTTGCCCATAGTGGCCTCGCTACCTTGGCTGGCCGCGGGAGTACGGCGGTCGGACAACTTTGCGTCCCGTTCGGCGAGCCGGGCAAACATATCGTTGTAAGCACTGAGATCGGCGTCGTTATTCCTGTCGGCTGCACGGTCTACCCGTTTCGTCTCCCGCGCGTCGGAACGTGACCACATGACGGCCACACCGATGGCCACCAGAAGCGTCGGAACTTCTCCAATGCCCCAGGCAACGGCACCGCCCAACTGCTGGTCTGCGATAGCCGACGGTCCCCACGTGCGGCCGAGGTTGCCGAAGTAATCGGCGGCCAGAAGACCCGTACCGCCCATGATCGCCACACCGAAGAAAGCGTGAAAGCCCATGGTTGCCAGGAGCAGTAGCAGTCGCATGGGGTAGGGCGCCCGTCGAGGAAGGGGGTCGCTGCCAATCATGCTCAGAACAAAGATGTAACCGGTGAGGAGGAAGTGGAGGTTCATGAGCTCATGGCCCACGTGCTCGCGCATGGCGAAGCCGAAAAGATCCGAGTAGTAGAACAGCACAATGGAGCCGGCGAAATTTGCGGCAGCGAAAAGGGGGTGCGTAACCACTTGGGAGAACTTTGAGTGGACGAACAACAGCAGCCACTCGCGCAGGCCCCTCGAGCCATGCGCCCCCTCTCCACGGGAAGGAAGCGCGCGAAGGGCCAACGTCACAGGGGCCCCGAGGACAAGGAAGATCGGGGCCACCATGGTCAGTGCCATGTGGTCCACCATGTGTGCGGAGAACAACACGCGCCCATAGACGGCCGGCGGACCGGAAGTTATATAGGTGAGGACAACCAGTCCCACCAACCAGGGGATGGTGCGCAATACAGGCCAGCTGTCACCCCGTCTGCGCAGCTTGAGGACGCCCATGATGTAGGAAACAGCACCAAAGAGCGCCACACCTACCCACAGCCAGTCGAAGCGCCACTCTGTCAGCCACCGCTCGGGAGTAAGCTCCGGCGGTACCTCGTAGCCGGACAGGATGAATGCGGGAGAAGCATCAGGCGAATACGTGGTGGGCTGCGGCGGGGCGGAACGTCCAAGCGCAACGGCGAGTCCCGACGTCGCGCCCATCACCAGTAGCTCCACCAAGACCAGTTGCCACAGCACCCGGCGGGCGGACATGGTGCCCTTCCCCAACTGGGGTATTACCCACTGCCGATGCATGAAGCCAATGCCCCCGAGCACCAGCGTGGCCAGCGCCTTCGCGATGATCAGTTGGCCGTAAGGCGAACCGAAGAGATCACCCGGGCTGGTCACGCGGATGGCGGCGTTGATGACACCTGATGCGAACACCAAGACGAAAGCGAAGCCGGCGAGCGAGGAAAAACGTCGAAGCGTCGGCTCAGTGATGTCTGTGCTCGCGTTGCTTCGCTGACCCGTCAGCAGGCCGGACAGGACAGCGAGCATGATGATGCCACCCACCCAGGTGGTAACACCTACCAAGTGCAGTCCCAGCGAGTTGATGGCGCCCTCATGGTCGCTGGAGCTGGAGGAGTGGCCAATGAGGGCTGGAGGGACCAAGCCGACGAGCGCTAGAAGTAGCGTGAACGCCAGTCCAGTCAGTGACCGCACTCCAAAAAGTGCGGTTGTGGCTACGGCAGCGATGATGGTCACCGCGAGCCATGCCTTGCCGGTTTCGATGTCAGTCATGAAGTAAACCAGCGCACGGGTGAACTCCGCGTCCCCCGAGATACCTTGGCCAGCAACGTCAGCGTATGTCAGAACCAAGACAGCTACAGCCGAAAGCGTCCACAGCGCTCCTGCACCCGCGGCTACAGCCAGCGCACGGGTAAATGCGGGGTGCTCAGGCGGCTCGACCTCGTCGCGTGCTCGTGACCTGGACGGCTTGATGCTCTTCGGCAGGACGCCCACCGCAAAAATCAGGCCACCGATGACGGCTGCCACGGAGACGTTGTGAAGTGCTTTGGCCACAGGAAGTCCCCAGCGCACCAAGGCTCCAGGATCCGAGACCTGGCGAGCGGCTGCCGCGCCGGAGAAGATGAGTGCCGCGGCGAGGGCCAAAAGCATGATTGCCAGACCAGCCAGTTGCCACGGTACGGAAATGCCCACGCCTGAGGCGCCTTCCCGCGCTCCCGGTTTGGGATTCGGCGAAGGGACAGTGGCGGAGCTTCTGGCTAATGGCACCTATCCATTGTCCGACACCCACCCCCGGGCTGCGAATCGGGAAGCCTCTGGGGAGGGGAAGTGGGATAAGCACCACTTAAAAGCAGAAGGGGTGGCAACCTTACGTTGCCACCCCTTCCGGGCGTTCGCCGAAGTGTTTGACTACTTCTTCTTGGCGACAGCAGCCTTCAGCTTGGAGCCTGCGGTCAGCTTGACGCTGTGGCCGGCTGCGATCTGGATCGTTTCGCCGGTCTGCGGGTTACGGCCGGTGCGTGCTGCGCGGTCGGTGCGCTCAACTGCGAGCCAGCCCGGGATGGTGATCTTCTCGCCTGCAGCAACAGAAGTCTCGAAAACTTCGAACAGTGCATCGAGCACGGAGTTGACGGCTGCCTGGCTGGTGCCGGCCTTGCCTGCTACCTCTGCAACGAGTTCACTACGGTTCTTAGCCATTTACGTCCTCCTGGACTAATACGTTTTTGAGCCGGCAAGCGGAACGCGAGCAAGCCACTGCTCGAAAACTTACCAGCTTGGACACTGTTGGCCAGCAAATTCCGCGTGTTTCCGCGCTTTTTTGACCGAAATCACCGGTTTTTCGGGGTTTTTGGAGCTCAGAACGCTTCATGCCGTACCCTACGGCCCACAAATAGGACCCTGCTGCCGGGCCGTCAAGGCAGAATACGTTGATACAGAATGTGATCCTGCCAGCGGCCGGCGATCTTCAAATAGGACCGTGCCAGCCCGATCTCCTTAAAGCCTGCCCGTTTGAGGACCGCCCTGGAAGGACCGTTGTTGCCAAGGACTGCCGCCTGAACACGATGAAGACCCAGACCTTCGCCTGCCATTTCCAGAACGGCCTTGAGCGCAGCCCCTGCCACGCCCTGCCCCGTCAGGGTCCGGTC
The Paenarthrobacter ureafaciens genome window above contains:
- a CDS encoding NHL domain-containing thioredoxin family protein; the protein is MSETVRTQLRVRASELEGRGWLNTGGKSLDLESLRGKIVLLDFWTFCCINCLHVLDELRPLEEKYSDVLVTVGVHSPKFEHEADPVALASAVERYEIHHPVLDDPELATWKAYTARAWPTLVVIDPEGYIVAHLSGEGHAGGLGVLLEELVAEHEAKGTLHRGNGPYVAPEPTSGTLRFPGKATQLGNGNYLVVDSGHHRLVELRPDFETVDRLIGSGTKGHADGTGDVAQFNEPQGVAVLPAELATAVGYDVVVADTVNHRLRGVDLGTGEVRTVAGNGIQRLLDAGPARVTESGAGEWSEPRNEHHDGGPADFAADAVDVGVLGLGTGVSLSSPWDVAWSEKLQRVVIAMAGTHQIFAFEPKSGEVSILAGSGLEGLLDGPAEEAWFAQPSGLVIDQDQNIWVADSETSALRRLVVGDSGVTVETAIGKGLFDFGFRDGEAAEARLQHPLGVTVLPDGSIAIADTYNGAVRRYDPTSTNVSTLARGLAEPSDVVVVNHEDGEPLLVVVESNKHQLVLVPIPKEAQQVDEGASQTHRPKSPVAPGHLELTVRFTAPTGQKLDDRWGDPTQLKISSTPPELLVSGGGTSVGLLRTLELSSDVPEGVLHITARAAACDGPETEDGEIPDHAACHLYQQDWGIPVVLEADGDSELVLDLRGMD
- a CDS encoding cytochrome c oxidase assembly protein, whose translation is MLLALAAALIFSGAAAARQVSDPGALVRWGLPVAKALHNVSVAAVIGGLIFAVGVLPKSIKPSRSRARDEVEPPEHPAFTRALAVAAGAGALWTLSAVAVLVLTYADVAGQGISGDAEFTRALVYFMTDIETGKAWLAVTIIAAVATTALFGVRSLTGLAFTLLLALVGLVPPALIGHSSSSSDHEGAINSLGLHLVGVTTWVGGIIMLAVLSGLLTGQRSNASTDITEPTLRRFSSLAGFAFVLVFASGVINAAIRVTSPGDLFGSPYGQLIIAKALATLVLGGIGFMHRQWVIPQLGKGTMSARRVLWQLVLVELLVMGATSGLAVALGRSAPPQPTTYSPDASPAFILSGYEVPPELTPERWLTEWRFDWLWVGVALFGAVSYIMGVLKLRRRGDSWPVLRTIPWLVGLVVLTYITSGPPAVYGRVLFSAHMVDHMALTMVAPIFLVLGAPVTLALRALPSRGEGAHGSRGLREWLLLFVHSKFSQVVTHPLFAAANFAGSIVLFYYSDLFGFAMREHVGHELMNLHFLLTGYIFVLSMIGSDPLPRRAPYPMRLLLLLATMGFHAFFGVAIMGGTGLLAADYFGNLGRTWGPSAIADQQLGGAVAWGIGEVPTLLVAIGVAVMWSRSDARETKRVDRAADRNNDADLSAYNDMFARLAERDAKLSDRRTPAASQGSEATMGKGMSSGNDGQRGKQSAPIEDAPGHNEPNTKLEGR
- a CDS encoding HU family DNA-binding protein; this translates as MAKNRSELVAEVAGKAGTSQAAVNSVLDALFEVFETSVAAGEKITIPGWLAVERTDRAARTGRNPQTGETIQIAAGHSVKLTAGSKLKAAVAKKK